The Solanum lycopersicum chromosome 2, SLM_r2.1 DNA window CGTTCTTCCAGGCAAATGCTTCGCAATTTTTGACCACCTATACCATAAATTGAATCCAAAATTTAGAGTTAGTGTATTTACGACGAATActatctaatttttattttttctatgtgTCTGAAAGTAATGGATTCAGTTGAATCTGATTCAGATATAGTTCAAATACCAGTACGATGATTAATTCAAGACtaaatatgtatatgttatCTATACACTTGGTTAGCTTGTAAAAccatgataaattttataatatagtaCACCTATTAAAGGATAGTATAAAGtagtttaatttgttatgtAAGATGTTGGTAAGATGATCATGGCCCACAAAGTTAGATTACTagttactatatttttttttttcataattgaaAGTATTTCAATCACGTTTTGTAGTAGAAAAAGATGCTTGTCACGTTCTATGGTTGGAATTTTTAAACATTAAAGTCCCATTTGCCTCTTCctatttatttaaactcaacTCAACCAAAACGTTGAAACTAGagaacacacacacacatacacacactcAAACCAAATATTATGTCTATAAAATAGCCACAAGTTGAAGCCAAGAAGAATTCAGAAGTCATTGCAATGTTCAATCCACCACAACTAATTTTTTGGTAATTCATGTTATGCACTATCACTAGCCACATTATATTTATGGTACGTTTTATTATATACTATTGCtccaatatcataaaaatattttcaattttgataatcaaaCACATTAGTATATACTCAAAACACACAAAGTGTGAGTCAAGTTAGCTAGTGTCTTTGTTTTGTATATATGTTGTTCTTTAAGCATGTATACACAAACAAGAAGTAGGGAAGTTGTTATATAGCTTTTGTTGAAATGTCAGACCAtcttatttaaaagtttaaatcgAGTATATTTTTGTTGAGGTAGACCCTTTCACGTGTGAGCTTAACTTTTTCTACGAGTCAATCAcgataatttgtttttttttcttggataAAAAGTGAAAGTGACTTTCAAAGCTAAGACTTTTGTCTACTCTTATATTATACGAAATTATACTGGACGATCCTTTCTTCGCTAAAAAcataaagggtaaaaaatattattcacatATTTATACCTTCGATaatatcaatttataaaagttaaaactttcTTATGAAGcacacttttaattatttaattataatatattttaaaccctGATGATCATTTAATCATTTTAGTTACCCATTACATATTAAAGGAGgcctaataaaatttatatattgaatAGTTGCTATAATATTCAATAAtcaacaacttaaaatatttaaaagatatatgtttactgaaatttcaattaaaaaaaactttgtgattaattttaaaaatttatataatatcacATGAATTGAGACGGAAGGGtccatttaaaaataagaaaataaggtaGCTGTCAATTTCATAGACAAGTTGGAGGTGGGATAATAAAAGTCATTGACATGTGAGTGAAATGAAATTGGTTCTTCTTTAAATGGAAACTTCTATCTTTCTGGCTCACTTAAACAACGTGTTTTTATATCACACTGCTATTATGTTATACCGAATACTTGTCTCACCACTGTCCCTTTTCTTTTTCCGTTTTCTTGAGAAAacgaaatattaatattctGAGTTGTTCAGATGATAAGCGTCTCTCAGTTTCAACTCGATGGTTGTTAGTTCGAATCACtgagagagagaaaagaaaaggatagTAGCTCCCTAAACAtgagttaaaaagaaaaaaaagaaaaattaatggtCTTATTCTTTTTATAGCATAGTTTACTTTCTAATCACTTCATACAAGTTAATCAACATCATCAAATTACTTTTCATGTGATAATTAACTTTAACATACATTAGTTAAGCCCAAAAAAaggtttataaataattaattccctcacctaaaaatagaaaatgacacaaaatattGTACCTTATCTTTGAGAAACATGATTTGcttcttaattataaattatgaaagtACTTTTCTTTGTTATAATAAGTACTATAGTTTCTTTAGacctcaaaaataattttgaaaagaaaaatttgtaatgcatctttttaaaaaatttattcttggAAGACATAAAGTAGATGAAAGTTTTTGAagaagatatttaaaaaaaatctttttatgaaacaaaaaaaggggaaaattaaACTTGTTTGGAACATAAATTATAAAGTGCCTTAGATTATATTCTCCACGTTTGAATTCTCATATCTTccataaagaaattaaattccATCACGTTTTAAATATTGCTTCTCAAATCTAGTACTATGAACATATATGGGACTATATGTTATGGAGTGGCTCTCTTAGTCCactcaacaataaaaaaacacaTGGGAAAATCGAATACTTGATGGACAAAATTTCACaccaatttttatttgttaatttatgtGTAGTACTCTTTAGAATAATAATATGTACTCACTTGTTTCCCCACTTAGCATGTAGTTCCATAATCAAAAGTTGTTCTTCAGGTGTAATATTACCCCTCCTGACATCAGGTCGAAGATAATTTAGCCATCGGAGTCTACAACTTTTTCCAGTACGTTTGAGACCTAAAGAAACAAagacatagatatatataatatgttagaaaattaaacaattttctTTTACATGTAACAAAAGAATACCAAGATACATGTTGAATAGAttagttcaagttcaagttcaagttcacgTTCACTTAGTGAGCTCAGAGTCTTTCACAATTGAGGTGATACACTCAAACCCTATCACTCTCTTGATGTAATAAAAATACGCcgtaacttttattttttcgatatctaGGGTTTcgcttaaaaaaagaaaagttaccAGCAGATTTAGCTAGAGAGTTCCAAACACCTTCACCATGATTAGCAATGTAGTTAATGAGAATTAAATCTTCTTCCATAGTCCAAGGCCCTTTCCTCACTTCAACATCTTGAGAGTTGCATATTTTatccatctttttttttataatttttttttttaaaaaaaaaaaaagatgaagagaaaaagtaaaccaaaaaaaaaaaaaagtagagagaGGAAGATGAGAGAATATTGAAGATATGTGGTACTTTGTGACAAGGAACTAATGTGGTTGGGCAGATATTTATAGGGGTtggctaaaataaaaatttgttacTAATAATTAAGCCTTTAAGCAGTATGACATAATAAGAGCTTTTAACCTAACTTACTTTATTATAAAATCATACTTATTAATCTTCAAAATAAGAACTTTGTAATAGccttaaaactatatatatgtgCGGGCATACATGACAGCTATTGATGTGGCCATGCATGTTCACGTTATGTACGTAACTCCGTCAGTGATGGAGTCAAAATTTCGATTAAcagatattaaaatataaaaaaataattgtacgagttaaaatatatacattattcagaattttgatcaattatatatttttatttaattatatcgtataatttttaaatgtagAATTGTCAATTGATACTCCTCGAATACATGTGGCTTCGTTACTGCCTGCCAGCAATGCACAATTCTAGAACAATGTCTATACGCTCAtttaatttcattcttttttcttaagttgGGTACCAAGTTAAATTTATGTCacatatttgtttttaaaataatatataaagaaatattaaagtAATTGCGTAATAATAGTTCGTTTGATGGAGAAAAGATCatactaaattttttgttaataagaAAGTTAATGAAAATATGAACCTTAATTAAAAGCTGTGTACAAAGTAATCATCTCTCTccatttttttatacaaaaaatcaatttaaactTTGCCTTCATTGATCTTGTGGTGCAAAAAGTTACAAGTTGCGTCTCTCCGTTAGAAgatcaaacattttttttgacaacgatataattcaaatatatgaaattgTCAATTATGCTGATTCATATAAtgcttttttaaattatataaaattgtatttttggaTAACTTGAGAAAAAGAATATGTCCAAACTTAAATCAAATAAGATGTACATACTCCACATTCGGAGGCAACATATAGTGTGTGGTTCATCCGAACCTTCTTTGgcgaaaaataaaattattttttaaatataaaatctcaTTTCACTAGTtcgtatatttatttttcaaattttatattccttATAAAAAATTCGGACCACTACTCCTGAACCTTCAACCTAAAATGATAGGAAAGAAAGTACAATTGGTAGAATGAAACCAACAATTCTGTACTttacaactcaaaatagaagaagtatcatataattaatagtATATAGATTAAAGACgtgcaaaataaaattatatatatatatatatatatatatatatatatatatatatatatatattaagtttagttattttatttaggaaGAACACACACCATATCCATCTCACGTGCAAAGCAAGCTTCATGCATTTTGATCGTATGGACAGTGCTTAGTGGCGAGGCCAGAAATTTTATAAAGAGGGTCCAAAAATTAAACAACAAAAGCTCAttttaaaaaggggaaaaaattgTTGCAAGTGAGATTTGAATACGTGAGCATTGTCTCATTAAAGATGTTTAAACCCACATTCAAGACATCTTAAACCACTAGGCTATAACAACTTATTATGTCATGAATGtccaaaatatattaataaatcactTCATCtatcattttacttgtatatgctGTATTTTTTCAGACGAAGGGTGTCCACTGATAGTACGCTATATActtagacacttaaatttgattttaagtaTCAGTTTGATATTTAAATCTTCttgatgatttttaatttaatataagtgTATCCAACAATAGGGGGGttaaaaatttcacaaaaagtATTTAAAGACGTAAACTTGGAAAATCAAACTTGAGTGatttgtagatttttttttgcaCAACCTTGTTGTGTTGAGTTGTTATTCTCTTGTGTGTCAAAGCTAGGAACAATAATGGGAAAAATAATTCTAGCGTTTTTCAAGAAATGTTGAAAGCTGGGAactattttgtattatttaagACTTAGATGCAAAAattgtcattttcttttttaaattatgatacCTATTTTACAAGAAAATAAGACTTGTGACTTGTAGGCAAAAATGAGATTTAAAAGCGACTTTTTAGACAAGTCATGATCCAAAATATTGTGAGTTTGTGACTATACCTACTTACAAACTTCACTATCATAACACgtatatcaataaatatatatatatatatttatatatatatatatatattttgaatatatgaaaaagttgttttttttaaatctcaacatataatattaaaCCTAAGAAAGCGAGAAATAaataggaggaacagaaatagtAATTCAATATAAGATtgatccaaaatttcaaatgcaAAATTGTACCTATGACTATGAGTAAATGTTTCCAAATGTATTCCTAGCTCatactctaattttttttaccttgtATTTGTAAAATGAATTTCTACTTAATGTTATCTTCTAGTATCCTTAAATCAATATATGTAATTAAAATagtaaagttaaattatttttcacggTTCAGAAATATTAGATGATTATAATCTCCTCATTATTACTAAAGATTAAGAATAATTCCTctcaaaatgataaaaaaaataactctaTAATACTAatgctttaaaaaaaaattaaaaaaaaacaaacacctAAGATTCTAAATAATAGTGGTacttcaaattataaaatttcagcGAATTCAAAGAGCGGCACAAGTCAGATATTTgctcttttttttccctttctaaaacgaaataaaagaagaaggaaaaaaaaatttagaacttaAATTTTTCAGTGTATAAAATTTAGAACCTCTAAATTGTTATGCTCATATCTAATTAAGGAATCTctgttattttgtttttgtaacattaaatatttgtcaaacgaccaattatatatttatgtcaATCAATATACAGACATACATACAGCATACTATTAGAAAAGATTAAAATGAATTTGCTAATGGTTTCactgaaattcaaaaatttcttgaagaaaTTCCCAAAAATCTCCTTTTAGTAATCTCATCGAAGagaaaactagaaaaaatatattgagaCGGAGTCTACAAATTCCTTTAAGTATTATTATAACCACTTTGTTATTAATTCTTATTAGAATATTCAAACATATTGACCTAAGACACGAACTGCCTCAATCTGGGCTAACCCTAACCTGATAACCGATCCCAACCACTACTTGAGAGTGATCGAAACTCGAACCTGATCCCAAATTGAGATTCGAGACCTGGCTTTTAGCCAAAACCTGATCCCAGGTCAGGTTTCGAGTCAAGGTCAGGATAAGTTTGAGTTTCAGGTTGGGAGTTAGGTAGTGATGTCTCAGATCAAAAGTCGGAACTCAGGTCTCGAGGTTGAAAGTCGAGATGGGGAAGCAAGTGAGTTGGTCGAGATTTGACCATGGTCCCAAGTCAGGAccaaaagtcaaattctgagTTAGGGAAGGAAGTTGGGTCATAACCTTAACCGTATTCTAAGACTTACACCCAAATCAAAACCAGATAACCTGACCTAAAACACTAACTCCTAACCAATCATGACTAAACTCCCGACACCGACCCCTATTCGAAACCTAATTCCTAATCTCAACCTCGATCTCACCCCTAAGTCGAGACCAACTCTCAACCTCAACCCTGACTTTAGACCTCCTATCTAGGAGCCAATTCTTGATCCTGACCCTAATTCAAGTTTCGACTCTAGACCTTGGACTTGATGCTCGACGTGACCCAGATCCCAATCCTAACCTGAGATTCGACTCTAACTCTGATCTGATACATACTATTTATCCTGACCTTAATTATTTCCCCCAATTTAAGAATAATGACTTCTCTACGTATAGTATGTAAGAATCAGAAACACACCCTTCTCTTCAcacacaaacatgaaaaaattgaaaaacatgtttCATACCAAACTCACCCAAATGTTTTCTATTCTCAACAAATCTAGCTATTGTTACCTCTATGTTTATCCATGTTTATGGCATTTCAATGTGCCAAAACTCTTAGGGATCgtttggtgtgaaggataatACCAAATAGtccttaaattaaattatagtaCCACTTAATTTGTTGTTTGGTTGGCAAGTCCAGAATAACTTATCATGGAATTAATAATTAGTACCAGCATAAGTTATCCCTCCCTTTGGGTGGTATAGTAATCCcggaaaaaaataagtaaatgacaaaaatatcTCTTCAACACTTTTGTTACATTACTTTTTACATTCgggtatttttttaaacaaataaattgttcttaaaatttattaattttaatacaaaaaagaaacactcaataaaatataatctCATCACAACTTATTCCATCACAACTTGAATTTGAACCAAATGACTCAGATAAGGTCTCTCAGGAGTATTAACTCCACTGTAAAGGCTCGTTTTGTGTCTGGACGTTAGGTTGTCATGTCTGTTGGGttatatactattaaccatgtgttaagaaataatatttattagagaataaatatttgctaaaatttaatagatcatatattcatttatgGTGTCaatttacttatatagtagatgatttagtGTATAGAGTTTTAGCTTATACACAAAGGATTAAATCATCGGTTCTTATAAGTATAAAGTTTTTTGTTCGCCGTCTAGGATGGAAATTGGACATGCCATCTGGTACGAGTGTAGCAcaagattatatgtaatttgtccTGATTATGGGAACGGTATAGTTCCAACTTTTTGTGCTAGTACATTTTATATGTATTGAACGGGACCGAGTAGAGATTGTTGTTTTAGACCGACTGACAAAgacatattctctaaactattaaatgtacttacattcttaatcttgatataactattatgatttgtatatattaattatcgttttgatttattaaaaggtgagattctgAGATGGGTTAATATGTCTGGTAAGttagatgataataatatatattggtgaaataataagttagttgatAAAATCCATGTCTCGTTATAAAGATTGATTGATAATCTATTAAAAATTCTGTCATCAAACTTTAAGAaaagatttatttatataatctattaaaagtttggctcatctatgctatttttgtttgaaaaacggctcatttatgtcattgtttgttaatgaaaaatatttttgaatttgcaAAATCAATTTTTACCCGTGGTCAATTATGATTCGTCCATTTCAATAACTaatatcattttttcaaatgaaaaaggCTTCAAATGTTCAatcaaactttgaaaaaaagactcatttatgttatgaattaaaAGTTTAGTTTATCTATGTCATTTCACTTGACAAACTAATGACATGAATGAACATATCaaacgaaaataaaataaatatattaaactttttgcaaatgacataaattatttctttctcaaATCTCAAAGattgataatattaaaaaagagaatctaaaataatataatttttaatctaaaaatatcattattaatCCTATCGTAATAACCAAAGGACCTCATATCCTTTAATCTCCGTGTAAATTGGGAATTTAATCTAGTACGAATTACTATGAATACACCTTTGTCTAATTTAGGAATCTGAGTAGTAAGTAATCCATTTCCGGTTTTAATcgtaaagttatattttttaaaagtcaatctgattaatttttaaaattaaattatattgacataatattttaacaaagaaattaaatattcaaaaactataaaaaaaaatactataaaatacaattttttgtatgtcaatatgatgagaatatatataaaaatgttaatcaaattttttatagtttgactctaaaaagaaaaactatggCAATCAAAAGTACGGAGATAGTAATCAGTACTGCTACCTCCGtttacttttaattattatagtttacttttatagatttattttgactaacattttataatatttttttgtatcatatgcaaaaaaataaataaaatttatagtactattcatatgatttttgaatgtttaattctttttaaatctaaaatatcaaattaatataatctaatttacttttaaaagttaatcaaattttctttaaaaaaatataataagaaaaataaaaatgctttGAACTATGACTATACTGTTGTACTGTAGATTTGATTTAGAATATATTGTTCTTTTGGGATGGCTACAAGTACTACTCAAGTAAAGGCCTATATGTAGGCCAAATCAACACTTGAAGAGTGCTATATACGTCTTTTCTTGTTTCCTTCCATTTTGTGGCATCCATATATATTTTCCCCGTTTCATTTTGTGTGATAATATCAAttgacttttattaaaaataataatattaaaattggaTGCGAATTTTAAGTgtttagaaattattatttattgtacttacttttttttatatttaatcaagATTTGTTAGTTAGACCGGACcctaatttgaatttaatataattttcaccTCTCTAAATAGAGATGTTAttagttattttcaaaatacaGAAAATATATAGAACTTTTGagtctataaataaaaaaatttccttcaattttatataaaattcaactttttttttaaaaaaaaagattgtttcATTAAGAATAAATAGTTTTTAATTATAGAATATTGACATTCTTTTATGCAAGAAATGAATTGGCCCTACTAATATATTGAAGGACTTGATCATAATTTTCAAGCATATGTTGAGCAGTCTAGTCATATATAGTTTTTAGAAATGTGGAATTAGGTGTAAAGAGTTGTTATTCACTCAAAATGTTATCAAAGAAAGACAAGAAGGGACAAATTGCGACCTAATATATTGTGAAGTATGATTTAGGCTAAAAATATTAATGGATATTCCTATTACATGACTAATTCCTAACAAAACTAGGGCACCCCTCCACCCCCAACCCTAAATCTCTCTAGGACCTGACCTCGGGACAGAGTTTGCGAATCTAACTAATCaaacttaataaatttattttgtataatatattagTGTAAACAAATTcgttaaatatattaaatttaaaatattattataaaattaaaatcttaatgagtcatatataatttgaatccATCATCTAAACCAATAATGATCATCCATCTGTCTTCTTAATTTTCATATTCACAACTGTATAGAATTtgacatttactttataaacttTATTGGAAATAATACTAATTTAGGAAACCAATCAACCCCAAATGGTCTATTTATGGGTATCAAATGGGGTGGGGACAATCAACgtaaattttgagaattttaattttatcgtCTAGTATTGtgctttcttaatttttatttttatcttgcCCCccgtattattattatattataatttagctTAAACATTCAAgtttagttttattttgtgCTTATATATGATTAGGATTAGATGAATGTTAAGATGTACGCCATTTTGGATCTTATTCAAATTagatttatgtatttttgttttaaaatttatggtaattatttttattttaataactttaaattgactattaaaagacaaatatatttcaaaaatattgtatCGGAGCTCAAGTCATATTGCAAAATGTTTGaaacgaaaaaaaaatattgaaaatccaATTTGTAAATATGCTAAATATAATGTAAGAAGTCAATAAAAATTGTCTGTTCGTTcacctaaatttaattaaaagggacaaaataaaataaaaacttgcATATAGTTTAATTTGGAAGTTTGAAATTTATACTAGTGAGGtcgaaaaaaataacaatactgaattgatttataaaaaaaattgtttttgataCAACTTCATATAACCTCCATATTaagagttgaaaaaaaatattattttaacatgCTCCACCTTCCTCCTGGCgttacataaatttaaatgcGCTCCATCCCATTGTCATTCCTATCGATTTTTGTTTATAGTTGTATGTGGACGTAAGTTAATGTTGTGTTGATATGATAGCCCATACCATAATGGATGGTAAATGAATGGTTTATGTTGAGTTGAGGTGTTAAAATGAGTTGAATATTATTATCCTAACTTTTGTTGTGAATTTtcactttattaaatttatatttattttcttaagaatATTTAACCACTATACAATATGTAATTACTGTAAATAAAAATGCATGTTTGCTCTTTGCTTCTTCTTATtcaacttcatcttcttcaaattattattcttaattattgtataaaatagtagtattttttttaaaaaaaatttatcaattgaaatataatgcgaagaaattttaaataaaaaaatgaattatttacaCTAAATAACTAACTCTTGAAGATAATGGCAAATCACCATTTTATTGCAATAAGAAGGAATTGATTTGAATGGTAAGCATCATTacactttaaatttaaaaattgtgagTTTGAATTATGAAGCGAGTAAAAATAATAGGTGCTTCTaagaagaaataaaaggaaaattgaataaaaaaatctcaattatTACCAGATGACTTTAAtacatttgttattttttttctgatAAATTGATGATGAGGTTTGACATTGGTGTTGGCAAgggaattttttttgtgaatatgACCTCATCATCATGACTAAaaaagagaatgaagaaaataCAAATGAAATGGTACTGTGTGGTGCCACATTGACCATGAAAGTTGTTGCCACATGTACTGTTTCCAATTAAGTCTACACTTGAACTTATTATGTGGAAGTGTTAATTACTCTTGTACTTTGAGGCCAAATTAAGTACAAATTGGCATGTTCTTTGTGGGATTTTGCTAGCTTTTCTATCTTAAAAGGAGATACCACAACTTAAAGCAAAACCAATGGATGATAATTAGTTTCAAAGAATTCATTTTGTGGACTAGAAACCATGAACTTAAAAGTACTTTCTAATTAATCCAGCTACCATTTTGTTGGTTTATACTAAAATGTCAATGCAATTACTTCATCTTTAGTAAAGTAGAGTGATTTTAATGCCAT harbors:
- the MYB21 gene encoding transcription factor MYB21; this encodes MDKICNSQDVEVRKGPWTMEEDLILINYIANHGEGVWNSLAKSAGLKRTGKSCRLRWLNYLRPDVRRGNITPEEQLLIMELHAKWGNKWSKIAKHLPGRTDNEIKNYWRTRIQKHIKQGENMNGQGSSEQNIDHQEGSSSQISSVGQADNIETYSPTSYNGNLDTNFQASNFLNETNDNMWSMEDIWSMQLLNGD